The Candidatus Aminicenantes bacterium DNA window ACCCGTAGAGCGATTGCCCGTCCTTGGCGAAGACGAAATTGGCCGGCGAACTGTTCTCGAAATCGGAAACGGTACTGAAGGGGGCATTGTCGACGTTAAGCTTTTCCAATTCGATCTTGATCAGCGACTGCCGGCCGCTGATCTCGGTCAGCGCCGCCGCCAAAAAGCGGCCGTCCGGGGAAATGGCGATGTCGTAGATGTCCTTGCCGTAGGGCCAGGAGTAGACTTGCTTCCATTCCCGGTAGGGAGGTTCGATGCGGACGATGGTCGAGATGCCGTTATAGTGGCGGATGCCCCAGAGCGAGCGGTCGCACCGGTTGAAGGCCAGGTCGCCGATGCGGCCGTCCTTGATCAGCAACCGGCTGCGGCCGCTGTCGACCTGCACCTGGCGCAGGTCGCGCCAGGCATTGTTGTCGGCGGTGTAGAACAGGGTTCCCGTCTCGGCATCATAAGCGAGCGAACATACGGAATAAAGGGCGGGCCCCTTGACGTCGCACAGCTTGCGCATCGACCCGCTCTGCAAATCGAGTGACGCCAGGTGGGCCACCTGCCCGGGATAGTTGACCCCGAGGAATATTTTCCCCCGCCGCGCATCGTAGAATGCTGGCGAAACCGATCCCAGCACCCTGGCCGAGACATCGCGGAACGGGGTGAGCGGACTGGAGCGGATGGTTTCCAGGTTTGCGGTCTGGAACTCCTTTTCCCAGGCGATCCATTCGGCCCAGGCCCGGTCAAGAGGCAGGCCGAACACCTTCTTAAACTGGGCCGAGAAGTAGGCGCGGCTGCCGTCGCTCCGCGAAACCCAGCGGATGAGGAACTCCGGCCCGTAGTTCATTGACCAGGGTGCGGAAGACCATCTCGTCGTAGCAGCCGAGCAGCCGGCCGTAGCCTCCCGACATCCAGGTTTCCATGAACACCGCGATCCCCTCCATGAACCAGCGCGGAACGTAGAGCCGCGGGGTGGTCAGGTAGCCGTAGAGCATGGTCAGCGGATTGTCCTCGCTGGGAGTCACCTTGCCGAAAAAGAGCGAGCGGAAAAAGCGGTCGGAGCGGGCGGCCTTGTCGCTGGTCAGGATGTGGACCAGCTCGTGCTGCATGATGGCGTTGATGCGCTCGGTGGCCGGCATGGTTTCGAACACGTAGCTGATCGGCGCGATGCCGGCGATGATGGTGTTCTGGGGCACGGCGCCGGCGGCGGCATTGGAATAATCGCCGAAATCGTGCAGCAGGATGGTGATCTTTTCGCTGGGCTGGTAATCGAACAGCTTCTGGTGCAGGTGGAAGGCACTGACAAAACTGGAAACGGTGTGCGCGCTCAGGAACGATTCGGCGGGAAAATAGATCAACCGCAGCGTATCGGTCTCCTGACCGGGGATTCCCGCTGCGAGCCTGGAACGGCTCGCTATATACCGCCGGCGCCTCATCAATCAATGGCCATCTTGTCCTGGAACAACTTGCTGGCCAGCAACCCGGCCCATGCCTTGCTGGCGAGCAGATCGGCGAATGCCTTGTCAGCCAGCAGCCCGGCAAACGCCTTGTCGGCCAGCAGACCGGCGAACGCCTTGTCGGCCAACAGTCCGGCGAACACCTTGTCGGCCATCAGCCCGGCAAACGCTTTGTCGGCCATGAGGCCCGCGAACGCCTTGTCGGCCATCAGCCCGGCAAACGCCTTGTCGGCCAGCAGACCGGCGAACGCCTTGTCGGCCAACAGTCCGGCGAACGCCTTATCGGCCAGCAGCCCGGCAAATGCTTTATCGGCCATCAGCCCGGCAAACGCCTTGTCAGCCAGCAGACCGGCAAACGCTTTGTCGGCCAGCAGTCCGGCGAATGCCTTGTCGGCAAGCAGCCCGGCAAACGCCTTGTCGGCCAGCAGCCCGGCAAATGCCTTGTCGGCCATCAGCCCGGCGAACGCTTTTTCGGCCAGCAGTCCGGCGAAGGCCTTTTCAGCCATCAGCCCGACAAACGCCTTGTCGGCGAGCAAGCCGGCGAATGCTTTATCGGCCAGCAAGCCCGCGAACGCCTTGTCAGCCAACAATCCGGCGAACGCTTTGTCGGCCAGCAAGCCGGCGAATGCCTTGTCGGCAAGCAATCCGGCATATGCCTTGTTGGCCATCAGGCCGGCATAACGCTTGTCAGCCAGCAACCCGGCATACCGCTTGTCGGCCATCAGGCCAGCATAACGGCGGTCGGCCAGTAGATCAACGAACGCCTTGTCAGCCATCAGTCCGGCAAACGCCTTGTCGGCCAGCAGCCCGGCAAAAGCCTTGTTGGCCAGCAGGTCAACGAAAGCTTTATTGGCCAGCAGACCGGCGAACGCCTTGTTGGCCAGCAGATCGACGAACGCCTTGTTCGCCATCAGCCCGGCGAAGGCTTTGTCGGCCAGCAGCCCGGCGAAAGCCTTGTCGGCCAGCAGTCCAGCGAAGCGCTTGTCGGCCAGCAGCCCGGCGAAGCGCCGGTCGGCCAGCAAGCCGGCGAACGCCTTGTCAGCGAGCAACCCGGCGAAGGCCTTGTCGGCAAGCAGCCCGGCGAAAGCCCGGTTCTGCATCGCGTTCTGGAACGCCTTGTTGCTGATCAGGCTCTGGACCTGGTCGTTCTGGAGGAGCTTCTGGAGTTGTTCGTCGCTGAGCACGACGTCCTTTTCCCCGATCTGCTCCACCCTTTCGCGGTTGACCTTCTCGACCCCACCGATGGTCCCGACGGTGGCGGAGTTGTCACTCCCCGCGGGCCAGGGATAGAAAAAGGCGAAATAGCCGATCACGCAGCAAGCGACCAGCAGTCCCGAAATCCCCAGGATCAACTTTTGTTTCTTTTTTTCCATGAAATAAACCTCCCCATTTTTATAGATTTGGCTCTGATAATACTTTTTTAATTCCCGTTCGATCTTCATCGTTGCTCCCTTCTGCCTGTATAGACGACAGCAATTGGAAAATGTTGGAAAAAATCAGCGGTTCAGCTGACGGCGCAGATCGACCTTCAGCGAATGGATCTTGGCCTTGACCGCGTCCACATCCAAGCCGATGATGGCGCCGATTTCCCGGTATTTCAGGTTTTCATAGAAGCGCAGGTAGCAGATTTCGCGGTCGAGGGGCGGCAGCGCGCCGATGACCTGGTCTATGCGCTCGCGCAGCTCCAGGCGCAGCAGGCGCTGCTCCGGATCGGCGCCCGCTCCGCTGCCGATGAGGTCGGGATCGCCCTGGCGGAGCTTTCGCCGTTTTTCTTCCTTGTTCTTGACCAGGTCGAGGCACTGGTGACGGGCGATCTGGAACAGCCAGGCCTTGAAGGAATGGAGCGGATTGAACGTATCGAGATGGTTGTAGACCTTCAGCATCACTTCCTGGCAGACATCCTGGTAGTAGTCATGATCGCGAGGGATGATCTGGCTGACATAAAAGGCGATGCGCCGCTGGTAATGCTTGCATATGTATTCGAACAGTTCCGTCTTCTGCCTCGGGGCGAAGGATGATTTGATGAACAGGAAAAACTTTTCCGAAATCGCGTTCATGACAAGCCGGTGGCCATGACGCCGGAACCGTTCGCCGACCAACGGCCTATTCCCCATAAATAAGGCACTCATTCCCTCCACGCGGGTTGATCCAGTATAGAAATACGATTGGCAAATGTCAAGGGGAGTTTCGGCGCTTTGATTTCCGGAAAATAACAGATATAATGCTGAAAAGGAATGCGACGATGAGCACGGATAAAAACGTGGAAGTGCGGCTGCCCAACTCGCTGGCGGCACTGTCCCGTTTGCACGATGTCGTCGTCCAGTTCTGCCAACGCCAGTCCATCCATCCCGACACCGAGTTCAAGATCGACCTGGCGCTGGACGAGGTCGTCAGCAATATCGTTCGCTACGCCTATGACGACCCGCAGCCCCATGAAATCGTGGTCCGGCTCAAGGGCAGCCGCGACAGCGTCCGCATCAGCGTCGAGGACGACGGCCGTCCCTTCAACCCGCTGCTGGTGCCGGAGATCGATGTCAACGCCGCCCTGTCCGAGCGCCGCCCAGGCGGCTTGGGCATCCATCTGGTGCGGCGGCTGCTGGACCAGGTCCGCTACCAGCGCCGGCCGGCCGGCAACCGCCTGATCCTGATCAAACGGCTGGGAAAAGAGGAGAAACGCACATGAAGGTCCGCGAAGGAAAGATCGATCCGTTCGCTCTGGTGGAAATCGTCGGCCGGGTGAATTCCGAGAATTCGGAAACCCTCAAGAATTACCTGCAGGAGCTCGGCAAGCGCGAGCAGAGGGTTCTGATCGACTGTTCCGCATTGGAATACATCAGCAGCTCCGGCCTGGGGGCGCTGCTGGTGCTGCTCAAACTGATCCAGGAAATAGGAGGGACGCTGCGCCTCTTCAGCCTGTCGCCGCGCATCGCCGAGGTGTTTTCCATTGCCGGCTTCGACAAGTTTTTCTCGATTTTCCCGAGCCTGGAAGCCGCCCGCTCCATTAAAAGTTAAGGCCAGGAAAACGACCGGACCGATTTCCCCGTTACGCGCCGGCGAGTATTTTTTCCATTTCCGCGCTATAAATCCCCTTCTCCCTGAAAATGACCAGCGGCTTCTCGCGCCGGCAGCGGACGGCTCTTCGTTCCAGCTGCGCCAGGAAGCGGTCGGGGGGGGCGTCAATGAACGGCTGCACCGGACGGATCCGCGCCGGGAAGAGGCCGCCCGCTTTGGCCTTAGCCAGCAGTTCCTCCAGCCGCGAATAGGGATAGATCAAAAACAGCTTCCCGCGCGGAGCCAGGATGGCGGCGGAGGAATGCAGCAGGCCGTTCAGGTTCAGGGCGATCTCGAAGCGCGCCAGGCGGATGGTCGGGTCGGGGCTGACGCGCCCCTGGCCGGCCTTGAAGAAGGGCGGGTTGCAGAAGATGGTCTGCACGCTGGTCAAGCCGGCATGGATGCGGACGAAATCGCCATGGATGACGCGGAAGCGCTCGCTCATGCCGTTGGCCTGGGCATTGTCCACCGCCAGCCGGTAAAGCGGTTCCTGGATCTCGACGCCGGTGATGGCGGGAAACTTTTTCAGCTGCAGGGCCAGCAGCGATACCACCCCCACTCCGCAGCCTATATCCAGGGCCGGGGCATGGGCGCGGGGCAGGAAATGGGCCAGGATGGGCGAATCGACGGCGAAGCGGTATCCCTTCTTCAATTGCCGGATCACCACCTTCCCGTGGTAGAACGTGTCGGTGGTGGTGGGCAGGCCGCGCATTAGATCAATTCGTGACGCGGCAATACAAATCATCCGCCGATTTTGGCGGATCTGATTTGTTTGTCCCCCTTGGGGAAAAGCGTGACGCGTAACAAGTGACCAGAGACGAGATAGGGGCGGCGTCTTGGACCCGCCCGCTGATAAAATTTCCAAATCTCAAATTCCAAGTCCCAAATTCCAATGTCCTAAACAAAGACATTTCAGAGAATACCTTCCGTAGGGAACGCAAATTTGCGTTCCCTACCCAAATCAGATCTCTATTGATTTTTTTCGCTTTGGTCATTGGGTTATTGGTGCTTGGGACTTATTTGGAATTTGGTGCTTGTGATTTGGAATTTTATTCATAATGCTTTTAATTTCTTGCCTTCCACCGTCTACCGTCCACCTTCAACCGAGCTCTGTTTTAGATACTCTCTCACCAGGTTCAACGCGGCGTACCCGCTCCTGAGCTTGACCGCCTCGCGGCCGCCGGAAAAAAGCTGGCGCATGCCCTTGTCGCTGTCAGCAGCGTGCAAATGGATATGGACAAGGCCGACGGGCTTGCCCGCGCTCGCGCCTCCCGGTCCGGCAATGCCGGTGATGGCCAGCCCGATATCGGCGCTGCACAGGCGCCTGACGCCGACGGCCATGGCCTGGGCCGTTTGCTCGGATACGGCGCCGTGTTTTTTCAGCGTCTCCTCGGCAACGCCCAGGAGTCCGGTTTTCAGGCTGTTGGCATAGGCGATCACTCCGCCCTGGAACACCTCGGAGCTGCCGGCCACGCTGGTGAT harbors:
- a CDS encoding sigma-70 family RNA polymerase sigma factor — its product is MSALFMGNRPLVGERFRRHGHRLVMNAISEKFFLFIKSSFAPRQKTELFEYICKHYQRRIAFYVSQIIPRDHDYYQDVCQEVMLKVYNHLDTFNPLHSFKAWLFQIARHQCLDLVKNKEEKRRKLRQGDPDLIGSGAGADPEQRLLRLELRERIDQVIGALPPLDREICYLRFYENLKYREIGAIIGLDVDAVKAKIHSLKVDLRRQLNR
- a CDS encoding ATP-binding protein, which produces MSTDKNVEVRLPNSLAALSRLHDVVVQFCQRQSIHPDTEFKIDLALDEVVSNIVRYAYDDPQPHEIVVRLKGSRDSVRISVEDDGRPFNPLLVPEIDVNAALSERRPGGLGIHLVRRLLDQVRYQRRPAGNRLILIKRLGKEEKRT
- a CDS encoding methyltransferase is translated as MRGLPTTTDTFYHGKVVIRQLKKGYRFAVDSPILAHFLPRAHAPALDIGCGVGVVSLLALQLKKFPAITGVEIQEPLYRLAVDNAQANGMSERFRVIHGDFVRIHAGLTSVQTIFCNPPFFKAGQGRVSPDPTIRLARFEIALNLNGLLHSSAAILAPRGKLFLIYPYSRLEELLAKAKAGGLFPARIRPVQPFIDAPPDRFLAQLERRAVRCRREKPLVIFREKGIYSAEMEKILAGA
- a CDS encoding STAS domain-containing protein, producing the protein MKVREGKIDPFALVEIVGRVNSENSETLKNYLQELGKREQRVLIDCSALEYISSSGLGALLVLLKLIQEIGGTLRLFSLSPRIAEVFSIAGFDKFFSIFPSLEAARSIKS